A single window of Gossypium arboreum isolate Shixiya-1 chromosome 13, ASM2569848v2, whole genome shotgun sequence DNA harbors:
- the LOC108463355 gene encoding aspartic proteinase CDR1-like, giving the protein MMHKPLFLVLTAIFSSLVVQPVIGAKGFSVELIHRDSPISPFYDPSLTSSQILRKNALHSMDRLKHFQSLIDQSTIQSAVTPNGGIYLINLSFGTPPVEYMAVADTGSDLIWIQCVPCPQSQCYPQGSPPFDPQASSTYKKIPCGSDSCQALPRYQCSNDVNDCQYLYRYGDKSFTRGILSTDTITFDDSNGQKTAFPTSIFGCGHNNLGKFRSPSAGLVGLGGGPLSLVSQISTQIDHRFSYCLVPLSASSSSKLLFGQEAIISRPGAVSTPLVSKAPQTYYYLSLEGVSIGDKTAQAGSSQGNIIIDSGTTLTYLESSFYSSLETIVKDAIGADPVQSPSESFSLCYGSETNINVPEMVFHFSGADLRLQPVNTFANFDDNLVCMLIAPTSSDLPLSIFGNFAQINLQVEYDLEKRTVSFVPTDCTNQ; this is encoded by the coding sequence ATGATGCATAAACCACTTTTTCTTGTGCTTACTGCAATATTCTCCAGCCTGGTGGTTCAGCCAGTAATTGGAGCTAAGGGTTTCAGTGTGGAGCTTATTCATCGTGATTCGCCAATATCTCCTTTCTATGATCCTTCTCTCACCTCATCACAAATCCTAAGAAAAAATGCCCTCCATTCCATGGACCGTCTGAAACACTTCCAATCCTTGATTGATCAAAGCACCATCCAATCTGCAGTGACTCCAAATGGAGGTATTTATCTGATTAATCTCTCCTTTGGAACCCCACCAGTTGAATACATGGCCGTTGCAGACACTGGAAGCGACCTTATATGGATACAATGTGTTCCATGTCCTCAATCTCAATGTTATCCACAAGGTTCTCCCCCTTTCGATCCTCAAGCATCTTCCACCTACAAAAAGATTCCTTGCGGTTCCGATAGTTGCCAAGCTCTTCCCCGATATCAGTGCTCCAACGACGTTAATGACTGTCAATACTTGTATAGATACGGAGACAAGTCATTTACTAGAGGAATCCTCAGCACCGATACCATAACTTTTGACGACTCCAATGGTCAAAAAACAGCTTTCCCAACATCCATTTTCGGTTGTGGGCACAACAATCTAGGTAAATTCAGAAGCCCAAGTGCTGGTCTTGTTGGCCTGGGAGGAGGGCCGTTGTCACTTGTTTCTCAAATAAGCACTCAAATTGATCACAGATTTTCCTACTGCTTGGTTCCTCTCTCTGCGAGTTCCAGTAGTAAACTGCTGTTCGGCCAAGAAGCAATAATTTCTCGTCCTGGGGCTGTTTCCACTCCATTGGTATCCAAAGCCCCTCAAACCTACTACTACCTTAGTCTTGAAGGTGTTAGCATTGGAGACAAGACCGCACAGGCAGGTTCGAGCCAAGGGAATATCATAATCGATTCTGGAACAACACTCACATACCTAGAATCGAGCTTTTATAGCAGCTTAGAGACTATAGTGAAAGACGCCATTGGAGCAGATCCAGTGCAATCTCCTTCAGAATCATTTAGCTTGTGTTACGGGTCAGAGACTAACATCAACGTCCCGGAAATGGTGTTCCATTTTAGTGGTGCTGACCTTCGTTTGCAACCTGTCAACACGTTTGCTAATTTCGATGACAACTTGGTTTGTATGCTGATAGCTCCAACTTCAAGTGACCTTCCCTTATCTATATTTGGAAACTTTGCACAAATCAATCTACAGGTGGAGTACGATCTTGAGAAGAGGACTGTGTCCTTTGTTCCCACAGATTGTACCAACCAATAA